In Lachnospiraceae bacterium, one DNA window encodes the following:
- a CDS encoding helix-turn-helix transcriptional regulator, translating into MAISYNRMWKLLVDKKMSKADLRKAADIAPNTMTKLRRDEPVNLAILGRICDVLNCDYGDLMQYVPEENTNDQ; encoded by the coding sequence ATGGCTATTTCATATAACCGAATGTGGAAACTGCTTGTCGATAAGAAAATGAGTAAAGCAGATTTACGAAAAGCGGCAGATATTGCTCCCAATACAATGACAAAGCTTCGCAGAGATGAACCGGTCAATCTTGCAATCCTTGGCAGGATTTGTGACGTGTTGAACTGCGATTACGGTGACTTAATGCAATATGTGCCGGAGGAGAATACAAATGACCAATAA
- a CDS encoding type I restriction-modification system subunit M N-terminal domain-containing protein codes for MTNKQLKNLKDTLWTTADQLRANSGLKSTEYAEPILGLIFLRFADVKYSKFEPEIKAEFNSTKGTRMERPIHEIAIEKCGFYLPEEARYDWLLNLPESEDLVARLFLPLLRNKGHKKAAFLFSHVESKKRRFCVVFSF; via the coding sequence ATGACCAATAAACAGTTGAAAAACTTAAAGGATACATTGTGGACAACCGCCGATCAGCTACGTGCTAATTCTGGCTTGAAGTCCACGGAATACGCCGAGCCTATTCTCGGCTTGATTTTCCTGCGATTTGCAGATGTAAAATATAGCAAGTTCGAGCCTGAGATCAAGGCAGAGTTTAATTCTACCAAAGGTACTCGTATGGAACGCCCTATCCATGAAATCGCTATCGAAAAATGCGGTTTCTATCTGCCTGAAGAAGCTCGATATGATTGGCTGCTGAATTTGCCTGAAAGTGAAGATCTTGTAGCAAGGCTTTTTCTGCCCCTACTGCGTAACAAAGGGCATAAAAAAGCGGCGTTCCTGTTCTCCCATGTAGAGAGTAAGAAACGCCGCTTCTGCGTCGTATTCAGTTTTTAG